In Raphanus sativus cultivar WK10039 chromosome 5, ASM80110v3, whole genome shotgun sequence, the following proteins share a genomic window:
- the LOC108863104 gene encoding LOW QUALITY PROTEIN: probable inactive E3 ubiquitin-protein ligase SINAT6 (The sequence of the model RefSeq protein was modified relative to this genomic sequence to represent the inferred CDS: inserted 1 base in 1 codon), with translation MYVVIVHTYVTYIHTPFSSFHFHHLPRDSCEMEPPIDDLQIECQVHELLDFPCSIDHHTREVITDKEKPYNCPYCGSKCTVTGDIQCLLEHLRNDHHVEMHDGRCFSHRYVHHNPTKHHHHATRMLTLLDCYGRQFCLYFEAFHLXKTPMYIAFMQFMGDEEEATSFSYTLEVNGNGRKMTWQGVPRSIRDSHKTVRDSQDGLIITRKLALFFSADNTNSKQLKLKISGRVWREH, from the exons ATGTATGTGGTTATTGTACATACATACGTAACATACATTCATACACCTTTCTCCTCTTTTCACTTTCATCACTTGCCTCGTGATTCATGCGAAATGGAACCTCCAATCGATGACCTTCAGATTGAATGTCAGGTCCATGAGTTGCTCGATTTCCCG TGTTCCATTGACCACCATACAAGAGAGGTCATCACTGATAAGGAAAAACCGTATAATTGTCCCTACTGTGGATCCAAGTGTACAGTCACAGGAGATATTCAATGTCTGCTTGAGCATCTAAGGAATGATCATCATGTTGAAATGCATGATGGGCGGTGTTTCAGTCATCGATATGTCCATCATAATCCTACTAAACATCATCATCATGCTACTCGGATGTTAACT CTTCTGGATTGTTACGGTCGACAATTCTGCTTATACTTTGAAGCATTCCACC AGAAGACGCCCATGTACATAGCTTTCATGCAGTTTATGGGAGACGAAGAGGAAGCGACGAGCTTCAGCTACACTTTGGAGGTCAATGGCAATGGCAGGAAGATGACATGGCAAGGAGTGCCTAGAAGCATTCGTGACAGTCACAAAACCGTCCGTGACAGCCAAGACGGCTTGATCATCACTCGCAAGTTGGCTTTGTTCTTCTCTGCCGACAATACAAACAGCAAGCAACTAAAGTTGAAGATTTCAGGTCGTGTATGGAGAGAACATTGA